From the Ictalurus furcatus strain D&B chromosome 19, Billie_1.0, whole genome shotgun sequence genome, one window contains:
- the LOC128623048 gene encoding zinc finger protein 239-like isoform X2 has product MKTRRRSLRKSPQTPAATGSEMYHCSDCGESFTKSHHLQQHERIHTGEKPYHCSQCGKSFTQRCNLQQHERIHTGEKPYQCSQCGKSFTFQSSLKRHQRIHTGEKPYHCGQCGKSFTFQSNLQQHELIHTGEKSYHCGQCGKSFTQPWTLQQHEFIHTGEKPYHCSQCGKSFTQLCNLQQHLRIHTGEKPYHCGPCGKSFTFQSNLQQHLRIHTGEKPYHCGLCGKSFTFQCNLQQHLRVHTGEKPYHCSQCEKSFRDRRTLHSHQQSHTGQKLYLCGQYS; this is encoded by the exons ATGTACCACTGCTCAGATTGTGGGGAGAGTTTTACTAAAAGTCATCATCTCCAACAGCATGAGCGCattcatacaggagagaagcctTATCACTGCTCgcagtgtgggaaaagttttacCCAACGATGTAATCTCCAACagcatgagcgcattcacacaggagagaagccttATCAATGCtcgcagtgtgggaagagttttacttttcAGAGTAGTCTCAAACGACACCAgcgtattcacacaggagagaaaccatatcactgtggacagtgcgggaagagttttacttttcAGAGTAATCTCCAACAACATGagctcattcacacaggagagaagtcgtatcactgtggacagtgtgggaaaagttttacTCAACCATGGACTCTCCAACAACATGAGttcattcacacaggagagaagccgtatcactgctcgcagtgtgggaaaagttttacCCAACTATGTAATCTACAACAGCATttgcgcattcacacaggagagaagccgtatcactgtggaccgtgtgggaagagttttacttttcAGAGTAATCTCCAACAGCATttgcgcattcacacaggagagaagccgtatcactgtggattgtgtgggaaaagttttacTTTTCAGTGTAATCTCCAACAGCATTTGCgtgttcacacaggagagaagccatatcactgcTCGCAGTGTGAGAAAAGTTTTCGTGACCGGAGGACCCTCCACAGCCACCAGCAGAGTCATACAGGACAGAAGCTGTACCTCTGCGGacaat ATAGTTAA
- the LOC128623048 gene encoding zinc finger protein 239-like isoform X1 translates to MKTRRRSLRKSPQTPAATGSEMYHCSDCGESFTKSHHLQQHERIHTGEKPYHCSQCGKSFTQRCNLQQHERIHTGEKPYQCSQCGKSFTFQSSLKRHQRIHTGEKPYHCGQCGKSFTFQSNLQQHELIHTGEKSYHCGQCGKSFTQPWTLQQHEFIHTGEKPYHCSQCGKSFTQLCNLQQHLRIHTGEKPYHCGPCGKSFTFQSNLQQHLRIHTGEKPYHCGLCGKSFTFQCNLQQHLRVHTGEKPYHCSQCEKSFRDRRTLHSHQQSHTGQKLYLCGQCGRSYTLSSSLRTHKCSNIKPSDINFSN, encoded by the coding sequence ATGTACCACTGCTCAGATTGTGGGGAGAGTTTTACTAAAAGTCATCATCTCCAACAGCATGAGCGCattcatacaggagagaagcctTATCACTGCTCgcagtgtgggaaaagttttacCCAACGATGTAATCTCCAACagcatgagcgcattcacacaggagagaagccttATCAATGCtcgcagtgtgggaagagttttacttttcAGAGTAGTCTCAAACGACACCAgcgtattcacacaggagagaaaccatatcactgtggacagtgcgggaagagttttacttttcAGAGTAATCTCCAACAACATGagctcattcacacaggagagaagtcgtatcactgtggacagtgtgggaaaagttttacTCAACCATGGACTCTCCAACAACATGAGttcattcacacaggagagaagccgtatcactgctcgcagtgtgggaaaagttttacCCAACTATGTAATCTACAACAGCATttgcgcattcacacaggagagaagccgtatcactgtggaccgtgtgggaagagttttacttttcAGAGTAATCTCCAACAGCATttgcgcattcacacaggagagaagccgtatcactgtggattgtgtgggaaaagttttacTTTTCAGTGTAATCTCCAACAGCATTTGCgtgttcacacaggagagaagccatatcactgcTCGCAGTGTGAGAAAAGTTTTCGTGACCGGAGGACCCTCCACAGCCACCAGCAGAGTCATACAGGACAGAAGCTGTACCTCTGCGGacaatgtgggcggagctataCACTTTCAAGTTCATTAAGGACACACAAGTGCTCTAACATAAAACCATCAGACATTAATTTCTCAAATTAa